From the genome of Flavobacterium luteolum, one region includes:
- a CDS encoding cell division protein FtsQ/DivIB produces the protein MKIFNWANIRLVLIFGLVLFLYSFAQHRNGDRKLKKSMVVFVGENTLFVKPETVNKLLIENKRDASSIRKDELDLNKIEKTLDTQEMIEKSNVFVSIDGVLKAVVKQKTPIARVYDGAASFYIDYEGNKMPLSDNFTARVPLVSGAINEKNNEDLAALFRTIYDDAFLKKNIIAIEIMPNGSLKMFNRNYDYFIDFGRTMNVDKKFRNYKAFFQKAVLDSSLYKYKKIDLRFTEQVVCTK, from the coding sequence ATGAAAATATTTAATTGGGCAAATATTAGATTAGTACTTATTTTCGGACTAGTTCTTTTTCTATATTCTTTCGCACAGCATCGAAATGGCGATCGAAAATTGAAAAAATCTATGGTTGTTTTTGTAGGAGAAAATACGCTTTTTGTGAAGCCGGAAACGGTTAATAAATTGTTGATAGAAAATAAAAGAGACGCTTCCAGTATTAGAAAAGATGAACTAGATTTGAATAAGATAGAGAAAACCCTCGATACGCAAGAGATGATTGAGAAGTCAAATGTTTTTGTAAGTATCGATGGAGTTCTAAAAGCAGTAGTAAAACAGAAGACGCCCATAGCAAGAGTTTATGATGGCGCTGCTTCTTTTTATATTGACTATGAGGGAAATAAAATGCCCTTATCAGACAATTTCACTGCGCGAGTTCCTCTTGTTTCAGGGGCAATAAATGAAAAAAATAACGAAGATTTAGCAGCTTTATTTCGCACAATTTATGACGATGCGTTTTTGAAAAAAAACATCATTGCTATAGAGATTATGCCGAATGGAAGCTTAAAAATGTTTAATCGCAACTATGATTACTTCATAGATTTTGGCAGAACGATGAATGTTGATAAGAAATTTAGAAACTATAAAGCGTTTTTTCAAAAAGCGGTTTTAGATAGTTCGTTATACAAATACAAAAAAATTGACCTTAGGTTTACGGAACAAGTAGTTTGCACTAAATAA
- the ftsA gene encoding cell division protein FtsA, whose product MEKDNIAVGLDIGTTKIVAMIGKKNEYGKLEILGIGKSKSLGVARGVVNNITQTIQSIQQAILEAENNSGYKIKDVVVGIAGQHIRSIQHTDYISRNNPEEVIGEKDIQLLIDQVNKLAMLPGEEIIHVLPQEFKIDGQSEIKEPIGMYGGRLESSFHVVVGQASSIRNVGRCIQSSGIELSGLTLEPLASADAVLSQEEKEAGVALIDIGGGTTDLAIFKDGIIRHTAVIPFGGNVITDDIKEGCSIIEKQAELLKIKFGSAWPGENKDNEIVSIPGLRGREPKEISLKNLSKIIHARVVEIVEQVFAEIKAYGHEDPRKKLIAGIVLTGGGAQLKHIKQLVEYITGMDTRIGYPNEHLAGNSSEEISSPLYATAVGLVMNSIENSSQSAVRLEMVQEQPKVVYRTAPPVQRYEVEENYVEKEETIEEPRETVTQRVPKNESTENKIRRSFFDRYVDKIKEFLDNAE is encoded by the coding sequence ATGGAAAAAGATAACATTGCAGTAGGTCTAGATATTGGAACAACCAAAATCGTTGCCATGATTGGCAAAAAAAATGAATATGGTAAGTTGGAGATTTTGGGCATTGGTAAATCCAAAAGTTTGGGTGTTGCCAGAGGAGTAGTAAACAACATTACGCAGACGATACAATCGATACAGCAAGCGATACTTGAAGCAGAAAATAATTCAGGTTATAAAATTAAAGATGTAGTTGTGGGTATTGCCGGACAGCACATCAGAAGTATTCAGCATACAGATTACATCAGCAGAAATAATCCAGAAGAAGTAATTGGCGAAAAAGATATTCAACTCCTAATCGATCAGGTAAACAAACTGGCGATGTTACCGGGAGAGGAAATTATTCACGTTTTACCACAAGAATTTAAAATCGATGGGCAATCTGAAATTAAAGAGCCAATCGGAATGTACGGAGGAAGATTAGAGTCTAGTTTTCACGTTGTAGTTGGACAGGCATCTTCAATCAGAAACGTTGGAAGATGTATTCAGAGTTCAGGAATAGAATTGTCTGGTTTAACATTAGAACCATTAGCTTCGGCAGATGCTGTTTTAAGTCAGGAAGAAAAAGAAGCCGGTGTTGCGCTTATCGATATTGGAGGCGGAACAACAGATTTGGCTATATTCAAAGATGGTATCATTCGTCATACAGCTGTAATTCCTTTTGGAGGAAATGTAATTACAGATGATATCAAAGAAGGATGCTCGATTATTGAAAAACAAGCTGAACTTTTAAAAATCAAATTCGGATCTGCTTGGCCAGGAGAAAACAAAGACAACGAAATTGTTTCTATTCCAGGTTTAAGAGGAAGAGAGCCAAAAGAGATTTCGCTTAAAAATCTATCAAAAATTATCCATGCAAGAGTTGTGGAAATCGTAGAGCAGGTTTTTGCAGAAATTAAAGCTTACGGGCACGAAGATCCTCGTAAAAAGCTAATAGCTGGAATTGTTTTAACAGGTGGTGGTGCACAATTAAAGCACATTAAACAGCTGGTAGAATATATTACAGGAATGGATACTAGAATTGGTTATCCGAACGAGCATTTAGCAGGAAATTCTAGTGAAGAAATCTCTAGTCCGCTATATGCAACTGCAGTTGGATTAGTAATGAATAGTATCGAAAACAGTTCGCAAAGTGCTGTTAGATTGGAAATGGTTCAAGAACAGCCAAAAGTTGTTTACAGAACTGCTCCGCCAGTGCAGCGATACGAAGTTGAAGAAAACTACGTTGAGAAAGAAGAAACCATTGAAGAACCTAGAGAAACCGTAACTCAAAGGGTACCTAAAAATGAATCTACTGAGAACAAAATAAGAAGATCATTTTTTGATCGATATGTCGACAAAATCAAAGAATTTTTAGACAACGCAGAATAA
- the ftsZ gene encoding cell division protein FtsZ, whose protein sequence is MMSNSEFGSISFDLPKNQSNVIKVIGVGGGGSNAINHMFKQGIKGVDFIVCNTDSQALQNSSVPNKIQLGVNLTEGLGAGANPDVGQQSAIESISDIEKMLDKNTKMVFITAGMGGGTGTGAAPVIAQLAKEREILTVGIVTIPFQFEGKVRQEQAIIGIEKLRKQVDSLIVINNNKLREVYGNLGFKAGFSKADEVLATASRGIAEVITHHYTQNIDLRDAKTVLANSGTAIMGSSVAEGDNRAKDAIVSALDSPLLNDNKITGAKNVLLLIVSGTNEITLDEIGEINDHIQDEAGYNANIIMGVGEDETLGEAIAVTIIATGFDVEQQNEIVNTEPKKIIHTLEDEQRSVHNLTNKPLASFDLTVDTPTAKVEDKVVFDLVDDDETFTPTAQAVAPAINQEELVVMSEFIKNLDVTFEIVSPITDIDFTISSPEAPAVQQVQQVQQVQQQQPIQPVQQQRVFEKEEQTAFSFDLPLFKQEPVRREPVIEDNRVLFELTNETREIKVNDPVQFVPVTEVSDNGIIKYSLEEYMEVENDLLASKPVEKVVEPTIPEELNITLKPRVDFASQPDISTTSEVSPLELTIEETLRLRAEERRKKLKEFNYKFHNNVSRIDELEKEPAYKRLGIDLSNSQSNNTNSRISVGTDSNNDLQLRSNNSFLHDNVD, encoded by the coding sequence ATGATGAGCAACTCAGAATTTGGAAGTATTTCATTTGATTTACCAAAAAATCAATCAAATGTAATCAAAGTAATAGGTGTAGGTGGAGGCGGAAGTAACGCAATTAACCACATGTTCAAACAAGGTATTAAAGGCGTAGATTTTATCGTTTGTAATACCGATTCGCAAGCGCTTCAAAATAGTTCAGTACCCAATAAGATTCAGTTAGGAGTTAATTTAACTGAAGGGTTAGGAGCAGGAGCAAATCCAGACGTTGGACAGCAGTCGGCAATCGAAAGTATTTCGGATATTGAAAAAATGCTGGATAAAAATACTAAGATGGTATTTATTACTGCTGGTATGGGTGGAGGAACAGGAACTGGTGCAGCTCCGGTAATTGCTCAATTAGCAAAAGAAAGAGAAATATTAACTGTTGGTATCGTAACAATTCCGTTTCAATTTGAAGGGAAAGTACGTCAAGAGCAGGCGATTATTGGAATCGAGAAATTGCGTAAGCAGGTCGATTCTTTAATTGTAATCAACAACAATAAATTAAGAGAAGTATACGGAAATCTTGGATTTAAAGCAGGATTTTCTAAAGCGGATGAAGTTTTGGCAACAGCCTCTAGAGGTATTGCCGAAGTAATTACGCACCACTATACTCAGAATATCGATTTACGTGACGCGAAAACTGTTTTGGCTAACAGTGGAACTGCGATTATGGGATCTTCTGTGGCTGAAGGCGACAACAGAGCTAAAGATGCTATTGTTTCTGCTTTGGATTCTCCATTGTTGAACGATAATAAAATTACAGGTGCCAAAAACGTATTGTTGCTTATCGTTTCTGGAACTAATGAGATTACTCTTGACGAAATTGGAGAAATCAACGATCACATTCAAGATGAAGCTGGTTACAATGCAAATATCATTATGGGGGTTGGTGAAGACGAAACTCTAGGTGAAGCTATTGCAGTAACTATTATTGCTACAGGTTTTGATGTGGAACAACAAAATGAAATTGTAAATACAGAACCAAAGAAAATCATTCATACGTTAGAAGATGAGCAGAGAAGTGTTCATAATTTAACCAATAAACCGCTTGCTTCTTTTGACCTAACTGTTGATACACCGACAGCAAAAGTAGAAGATAAAGTTGTTTTTGATTTAGTTGACGATGATGAAACATTTACTCCAACTGCACAAGCTGTTGCTCCAGCAATCAATCAGGAAGAGTTAGTGGTGATGTCTGAGTTTATCAAAAATCTAGATGTAACTTTCGAAATTGTTTCGCCAATTACAGATATCGATTTTACTATTTCATCTCCTGAGGCGCCAGCTGTTCAGCAAGTACAGCAAGTACAGCAAGTACAGCAACAACAGCCGATTCAACCAGTGCAGCAACAAAGAGTTTTTGAAAAAGAAGAACAAACTGCTTTTTCTTTTGATCTTCCTTTGTTTAAGCAAGAGCCTGTAAGAAGAGAGCCAGTTATTGAGGATAACAGAGTTCTATTTGAATTGACAAATGAAACTCGTGAAATTAAAGTAAACGATCCAGTGCAATTTGTTCCTGTAACTGAAGTTTCAGACAACGGAATTATTAAATATTCTCTAGAAGAATATATGGAAGTTGAAAACGATTTATTGGCTTCTAAACCAGTTGAAAAAGTAGTTGAACCTACAATTCCAGAGGAATTAAATATTACATTGAAACCAAGAGTTGATTTTGCAAGTCAGCCAGATATTTCAACAACTTCTGAAGTTTCTCCTTTAGAATTAACTATTGAAGAAACATTGCGCTTAAGAGCAGAAGAAAGAAGAAAGAAACTAAAAGAATTTAACTATAAATTCCATAACAATGTTTCTAGAATCGATGAGTTGGAAAAAGAGCCAGCTTACAAAAGATTAGGAATAGATTTATCTAATTCTCAGTCTAATAATACAAATTCTAGAATATCTGTTGGAACAGACAGTAATAATGATTTACAATTACGTTCAAACAATTCATTTTTGCACGATAATGTAGATTAA
- a CDS encoding GatB/YqeY domain-containing protein, which translates to MSLQTQIMDEIKTAMKAKDTVALEALRAVKSELLLASTASGSKEDLSEDEEIKLLQRLVKTRKESARIFTEQNRPDLAEPELAQVAVIEKFLPAQLSEEEVEAVVAKIIAETGASGIASMGKVMGLASAQLGGTAEGKTISTIVKKLLS; encoded by the coding sequence ATGAGTTTACAAACACAGATAATGGACGAAATTAAAACGGCCATGAAAGCAAAAGACACAGTAGCTTTAGAAGCTTTAAGAGCTGTAAAGTCAGAATTATTATTGGCTTCAACAGCTTCTGGATCTAAAGAAGATTTATCTGAAGATGAAGAAATTAAATTGCTTCAGAGATTGGTGAAAACTCGTAAAGAAAGCGCAAGAATCTTTACAGAGCAAAACCGTCCAGATTTAGCTGAACCAGAATTGGCTCAAGTAGCAGTAATCGAGAAGTTTTTACCAGCTCAATTAAGCGAAGAAGAAGTAGAAGCTGTAGTAGCAAAAATCATTGCTGAAACAGGAGCTTCTGGAATTGCTTCAATGGGTAAAGTAATGGGATTAGCATCTGCTCAATTAGGCGGAACTGCTGAAGGAAAAACCATTTCTACAATTGTGAAAAAATTACTTTCGTAA